In one Candidatus Paceibacterota bacterium genomic region, the following are encoded:
- a CDS encoding glycosyltransferase family 2 protein translates to MSNLSVIIVSWNAYHHLRNCLASIRETGGSLVREVIVVDNASTDGSPDMVAERFPEATLIRLGENLGFARANNLGLKHASGELLALVNSDVVVHEDCLQRLAAFLKGRKDVGLVGPKILGQDGRLQRTCRRLPTLWNTTCRALALDNVLFRWPLFSGREMRHWNHENQAEVEVLSGCFWMARREAVHAVGNLDERFFFYAEDVDWCKRFWDGGWKLVFVPEATATHAGGGSSSNAPLRYSIELLRANLAYWRKHHGFVGQCAYRLLAIAHHGLRLVPRIFAEAGGSTARQGNGKLREHAVCMRWLLTGRGV, encoded by the coding sequence ATGAGCAATCTTTCTGTTATCATCGTTAGCTGGAATGCCTACCACCACCTGCGGAATTGCCTGGCCTCGATCCGTGAGACCGGGGGTTCGCTGGTGCGGGAAGTCATCGTAGTGGATAACGCCTCCACCGACGGCTCGCCGGATATGGTGGCGGAACGGTTTCCGGAAGCGACCCTAATCCGTTTGGGCGAGAATCTGGGTTTCGCGCGCGCCAACAATCTCGGGCTTAAGCACGCCTCCGGTGAACTGCTGGCACTGGTCAACTCGGACGTCGTTGTTCACGAGGATTGTCTTCAGCGGCTGGCTGCCTTCCTGAAGGGTCGTAAGGATGTGGGACTGGTGGGGCCGAAGATTTTGGGACAGGATGGCCGCTTGCAGCGCACGTGCCGGCGTCTGCCAACGCTTTGGAACACCACCTGCCGTGCGCTTGCGCTGGACAACGTGCTCTTTCGGTGGCCGCTTTTTTCCGGCCGGGAAATGCGCCATTGGAATCATGAAAACCAGGCCGAAGTGGAAGTGCTCAGCGGCTGTTTCTGGATGGCCCGGCGTGAGGCTGTCCATGCAGTAGGAAACCTAGACGAGAGGTTCTTCTTCTATGCGGAGGATGTCGACTGGTGCAAGAGGTTTTGGGATGGCGGATGGAAGCTCGTTTTTGTTCCTGAAGCCACAGCCACGCACGCGGGAGGCGGCAGTTCCTCAAACGCGCCTCTCCGGTACAGCATCGAACTGCTCCGGGCGAACCTGGCCTATTGGAGGAAGCACCACGGCTTCGTGGGCCAATGCGCATACCGCCTGCTCGCTATCGCCCACCACGGCCTTCGATTGGTGCCCCGCATCTTCGCGGAGGCGGGGGGATCAACTGCGCGGCAAGGCAATGGCAAGTTGAGGGAGCACGCGGTCTGCATGCGCTGGCTCTTGACCGGGAGAGGCGTTTGA